DNA from Elusimicrobiaceae bacterium:
ATATCGCGTAGTTCACGCCCTTTTACAAAGCAAGGTTGTAAGGCCGTACGTTTCAAGCCGGGGCAAACAGCACGGATAATGCTTTCCTGTAAAGCAGACAGTGCCGCCATCGGAGACTTTTGGCTATCTACCACACTCCACGCACCGATTAGTTCATGCGTTAATTCTTTGGGTAAATGCAGGCTAATTAAAAATTCCGGCCCGCTAGCCTCCAACAAGCATGCACAAATGCCTAACTTGGCCTCTATGCTTTTGCCTTTTAAAATAGCATCGTTCCATTTCAGACCCGGATAAATAAAAGGCAACAGTTCATATTGCTCCAAGAAGGCAAACACTTCCGGCAGTTTCTTTTCTTCCAAAATTTTGACAAACTCTTGGCGTACACGCTCACGAGAAAGAATAAACGGATATTCCTCTCTGGAGGCATCACTCATTAATTGGGAGGTTTTCCGGTCAATCGTCCATCCAAAGCGGCCCGCAAAACGGGCGGCACGATACAAACGTGTCGGGTCATCGGAAAAGCTCTTGTCGTGCAAAATTTTCACGACACCGCTATCAATGGCCTTTTTCGCTCCAAACGGATCATAAGACGCGCCAAAATTTTTAGGCAAAATACTCAGCGCCCACGCATTGGCCGTAAAATCCCTCCTGAACAAGTCGTCCTTAATATTGGAAAACGTGACCTGTGGCAAAGCACCCGGGCGGGCGTAATGTTCTTTACGGGCTTGTACTAAATCCAACTTCAGCCCATTTGCCAATGTCACACGGTAGGTATTGAACTGGGAAAATTTATGTTTTTCCCCGCCCCACATTCTCACGCAAAATCCGGCAACGGATTCAGGTGAACCTTCAAATGTGAGATCAATGTCTTTAGTGTCCTTCTTTAAATAAAAGTCTCGGACAGCTCCCCCAACTACCCAAGCCTTCAGTCCTAATTTATCGGCATATTGGCCGATGGTTTGCAACAATTCCTTATGTTTTCTCGGTATCATAATACTTCGGGCGCATCTGCGCCGCCCCCTTCTTCCATTTTATCTGCAAAGTGTTTAAGCAACGGGCTCTTCAGTCCCGACTTAAGCACCTTGCGGGCAGAACCGGCATAACTAGCTGCCGTTTCATCTGTCCCAGCCGCCGTGTACAAAGGGAACCCCCGTTCCCGCGCCCATTCGGGCTTAAGCCGCGCGACTTTTAGTCCCAACGCGGCAGCGGCAGCTGCAATGGCTTCTGACTCATCGGTACGTTGTTGTTCTTTCTCTACCACCTCCTTTAGCTCCTCCAAGCCAAACACGCACATTGGCCCGAAGTCCAGATTTAACTGCTTAAAAACGGTGTCACGCAGCTGCTCATAGTCATGCTGCATTTTGGCAAGCAGTTCCTTTTTATCTTGCTGATTTTTGTCCGAGAAAACAAAAATCAACAAGCTTGCCTGTTCGTCTAAGTACACAAAATCATTTTCGCCATGGAAGAAGCTGCTGCAATGGGGGCAGCAAAACAAATTCAACTCCCCTCCCAAAGCGGCATCTTTCAATTCGGGGTTTGGGGTGACATTCACGAACGTCCACTGCTCTGCGTCAAAAGACTCAGCGCAGTTGGGGCAAGTCAAGGTTTGGTTTAACTTAATCGACCTCATATCTAATTTATACAAAAAATGGAAAAACATGAAAATATTTTTTTTTAAAAAAAAGACCTATTTTTTTCTAGGTCCTTTACTAATTAAAAATGACACAGTGTCTTGCGTATAAAAAATGCTAAAATAAGTACGGTTGTTTGTGTTCTTTTGTGTTTTTTTGATTTTTACGCCCCGTTAGCTCAACTGGATAGAGTACCGGTCTTCGGAACCGGTGGTTCGGGTTCGAATCCCGCACGGGGCAAATTTTTCTTCGATATTTGCTTTGATGCTTTGTTGCTCAAATGCTCGGATACCTCGGGCTCCGCCCCTTTTACAGTATACACTCGCATTTTTGCGCCGCGCCTGAAAGCAAATCCCTTTGAAAAACCTTTTTCCCACTAAAACCGCGAGGTCCGGCCCGAAGGCATTTTGAGTCAACAAAATGACTGCAGGGGAATCGAACGGGGCAATTTTTTTGGCTAGTTTTTATTTCCCCATATACATCTTCTTCTGCGCGGGACTTAATTTTTCTATGCTATACCTTAGCATCGTGCGCGGCATACGCGCGGCGTGCTTGTTTAAAAATTTGCATAAAACACATTCGTTTTTTTTGCCCACTTCGCGCAAGAGCCACCCTGTGGACTTATGCATCAAGTCATGCTCATGCGTAAAAAACTGCTCTGCCAACGTGAGCGTCGGCCCGAATTCCCCTCGCTTAACCAAAAACATCGTACTGACGATAGCAGCTCGTTGTTCCCACAAGTTTTCACTTTGTGCCAATTTAAACAAAATGCTTTTATCTTCTTTATCTGCCAAATACGCTCCTATTATTTTATAGGCGGAAATATCTATCAAATCCCAATTATTCACCCGCGTCAAATGTGCAATATAAAAATCAAAAATCTCTTTTCGTTCTTGATCCGTTTGCGCTTTTTCAAATTTTGCCACCAATATCAGCACCGCACACGCACGCGCCTCATGCCATTTAGAAGCAAATAATTTTTCCAAATCTTTCCAATTCGCGTGCGTAAAAAACTGTTTGACCACGCGTCTTGTTTGCGGTAAGCTGACACCTAAAAATTGGTCCCCCTCACCGTATTGGCCTTTACCCGTTTTGAAAAATCGCAACTGAATGGCGGCCGTTTTTGGGTCGGCTAAAGATTGTAATTTTTGCAAAATAACGTCGGCTATATTCATAAAACTATTTTAACATTTTCCCCTCCCCTATTCTGAATGCGGAAAATTTGCTAGAATAAAGTATCTAATCTTGCAGTAAGGAGCGTACCCATGGGTGGACATTCGCACTGGGCCGGTATTAAACACAAAAAGGCCCTCGTTGATGCTAAAAAAGGCAAAGTATTTACCAAAATTTTAAGAGAAATCACCATCGCCGCCAAAATGAGCGGCGGCAACCCTGACCAAAACCCCCGCTTGAGAAAAGCGATGGACGATGCTCGCGCGGCCAACATGCCGTCTGACAACGTCAAACGCGCTATCATGAAAGGTACCGGTCAATTGCCGGGTGTATCTTACGAAGAAATTACCTACGAAGGGTATGGTCCGGGTTCTACGGCTGTTATTGTGGAATGCACCACCGATAACAAAAACCGCACCTTCGCTGAAATCCGCAAAATTTTCACCAGCCGCGGCGGTTCTATCGGAACGTCCGGTTGTGTGTCTTATATGTTTAAAAGCAAAGGCGTAATCGTCATTAACAAAGATGCCATCGGTGAAGAAGAACTGATGGACTTGGCCTTAGAAGCCGGTGCCGAAGATGTGCGCACCGAAGGTGATGTGTATGAAGTCTTGACCGCACCCGATGCTTCCTTTGACGAAGTGAAAAAAGCCATTGAAGCCAAAGGCATTACTCCGGAATCTGCCGAGCTGACCAAACTGCCCGATACCGAAGTGAACATCAATGACGAACATACCGCTGAATCTTTGATGAAAATGATGGACGAACTTGACGATCACGACGATACCAAAAACGTCTACTCCAACTATAATATCCCCGATGATATTATGGCTAAATTAGACAAATAAGTTTTTGCAAGAAACCTAATACCGCCCGCGACCGCAAGGAAACGGGCGGTTTGTTTAAGAGTGTAATTTGTATATGAATCAGAAATCTTCCATTGTTTTAGGCATAGATCCCGGTTTAGACCGCACCGGCTGGGCAGTACTCAGCCGTGATGAAAGAGCCAAACTGGGGCTCATTGCGTGCGGATTGATTCATACACAGGCAGGGCAAGATTTGCCCGTTCGCTTAAATTATATTTATAGCGAATTTCAAAAAATCTTGGCTCAATACAAGCCCGACCAAGTGGCTATGGAGCAAAACTTTTTCTTGAAACGCGCAATTACAATGGCCAATACCATCATGACACGCGGAGTGATTATTTTGGCTTGTGAACAAGCCGGCAAAACCATTTCCTTTTATCCACCCAAACGGGTAAAAATGCAATTATGCGGCTGCGGATCGGCTGACAAAAAACAAGTACAACGCATGGTACAACTAACCTTAAATTTAGATAAAGCTCCCTCTCCCGATGACGTGGCAGATGCCGTCGCTATCGGTATTTGTCACCAAAAAACCGCACCGTTAAACAACATGATAAATGTCAAAGCGGCCTTTTTGGCTAAGTTAAAAGCCGCCAAAGAAGCTCAAATCAAAAAGAAATAATATCTGCAAAAAAGAGCATCTTTTCGCATTCTCTACAACCTAGCCGTCTGCTCCCTTAAATATGCTAAAATAACCCTATGATTGCATACCTCAAAGGACAAATTTTGGAAGTCAACGAAGAAAGTGCCATTATCGTCTGTGGCGGAGTAGGGTATGAAGTAAACCTCGCCAAAGGCTCTGCTCAAATGTTGGAAAGCGGACGAGAAGCCACCCTTTACATAGCGGAATCTATCTCTCCGTACGATGGAACGGTTTTGTACGGATTTTTGTCTAAAGAAGATAAAGAACTTTGGGCTTTATTTAAAAGTTCCATTCCCAATACGGGTGCAAAAAAGGCATTAGAATATTTAAACAAGGCACTGCGTTCCGTAGCCGATTTTCATAATGCAATCATTAAGCGCGACCCTAAAATTTTAACGGGAATTTTTGGATTTACCTCCAAAACGGCAGAAAAACTGATTAACTCTTTGAAGGATAAAATAGACGCTATCACTGTGCAGGGCTCTAGTAAAATTAAAGTGCTTGATGAGGTCCCTTATATGAGTGATGTTTTAGAAGCCTTAACGGCTTTAGGTTATTCCGCCGCCGAAAGTCGCCGCGCTATTGAGCAGTTGTATCAAGAGGGTATCAGCCCCAACGATAAAATTGAGCATATCATTAAAGAAGCTTTACGGGTATTGAAAAAATGAACCAAAACGAAGTGTTAAACGTCAATCAATTAGCTGATGAATCCAACGGCTTGGAAGCAGCCTTGCGGCCCGGAAGTTTAGATGAGTTTGTCGGACAAGATAAACTTAAAGACAACTTACGCATTTTTATTGAAGCGGCTAAATCTCGCGGGGAATCTTTGGACCATTGTTTATTTTATTCTCCTCCCGGTCTGGGTAAAACCACGCTGGCTAATATTTTATCTCGTGAAATGGGTGTGAATATTAAGGTCACTTCCGGCCCCGTACTGGCTAGACCCGGCGATTTGGCTGCTATGCTGACTACAGAACTTTCTGATGGGGATATTTTGTTTGTAGATGAAATTCATCGCC
Protein-coding regions in this window:
- a CDS encoding Holliday junction branch migration protein RuvA produces the protein MIAYLKGQILEVNEESAIIVCGGVGYEVNLAKGSAQMLESGREATLYIAESISPYDGTVLYGFLSKEDKELWALFKSSIPNTGAKKALEYLNKALRSVADFHNAIIKRDPKILTGIFGFTSKTAEKLINSLKDKIDAITVQGSSKIKVLDEVPYMSDVLEALTALGYSAAESRRAIEQLYQEGISPNDKIEHIIKEALRVLKK
- a CDS encoding DNA alkylation repair protein, whose translation is MNIADVILQKLQSLADPKTAAIQLRFFKTGKGQYGEGDQFLGVSLPQTRRVVKQFFTHANWKDLEKLFASKWHEARACAVLILVAKFEKAQTDQERKEIFDFYIAHLTRVNNWDLIDISAYKIIGAYLADKEDKSILFKLAQSENLWEQRAAIVSTMFLVKRGEFGPTLTLAEQFFTHEHDLMHKSTGWLLREVGKKNECVLCKFLNKHAARMPRTMLRYSIEKLSPAQKKMYMGK
- a CDS encoding YebC/PmpR family DNA-binding transcriptional regulator, translated to MGGHSHWAGIKHKKALVDAKKGKVFTKILREITIAAKMSGGNPDQNPRLRKAMDDARAANMPSDNVKRAIMKGTGQLPGVSYEEITYEGYGPGSTAVIVECTTDNKNRTFAEIRKIFTSRGGSIGTSGCVSYMFKSKGVIVINKDAIGEEELMDLALEAGAEDVRTEGDVYEVLTAPDASFDEVKKAIEAKGITPESAELTKLPDTEVNINDEHTAESLMKMMDELDDHDDTKNVYSNYNIPDDIMAKLDK
- the ruvC gene encoding crossover junction endodeoxyribonuclease RuvC; the protein is MNQKSSIVLGIDPGLDRTGWAVLSRDERAKLGLIACGLIHTQAGQDLPVRLNYIYSEFQKILAQYKPDQVAMEQNFFLKRAITMANTIMTRGVIILACEQAGKTISFYPPKRVKMQLCGCGSADKKQVQRMVQLTLNLDKAPSPDDVADAVAIGICHQKTAPLNNMINVKAAFLAKLKAAKEAQIKKK
- a CDS encoding CCA tRNA nucleotidyltransferase, translating into MIPRKHKELLQTIGQYADKLGLKAWVVGGAVRDFYLKKDTKDIDLTFEGSPESVAGFCVRMWGGEKHKFSQFNTYRVTLANGLKLDLVQARKEHYARPGALPQVTFSNIKDDLFRRDFTANAWALSILPKNFGASYDPFGAKKAIDSGVVKILHDKSFSDDPTRLYRAARFAGRFGWTIDRKTSQLMSDASREEYPFILSRERVRQEFVKILEEKKLPEVFAFLEQYELLPFIYPGLKWNDAILKGKSIEAKLGICACLLEASGPEFLISLHLPKELTHELIGAWSVVDSQKSPMAALSALQESIIRAVCPGLKRTALQPCFVKGRELRDMGLSGRKISSAMERFCKLQWAGRIANRDQALSFLK